One window of the Ureibacillus sp. FSL W7-1570 genome contains the following:
- the ltrA gene encoding group II intron reverse transcriptase/maturase, with translation MLLNQILSRENMLQALKRVEQNKGSHGVDMMPVQNLRQHIVENWLSIKEAILKGTYEPMPVRRVEIPKPDGGVRLLGIPTVTDRLIQQAIAQVLSKVYDPTFSENSYGFRPNRSAHDAVRKAKEYIRDGHRWVVDMDLEKFFDKVNHDRLMGTLAKRIQDKPLLKLIRKYLQSGVMINGVVSSTLEGTPQGGPLSPLLSNIVLDELDKELERRGHKFVRYADDCNIYVKSKRAGLRTMASIQRFIEGKLRLKVNEKKSAVDRPWKRKFLGFSFTYHKEPKVRIAKESLKRMKNKVREITSRKMPYPMEYRIQKLNQYLMGWCGYFALADTKSIFLELDKWIRRRLRMCLWKNWKKPKTKIRNLIQLGVPQWQAYEWGNTRKSYWRISNSPILHRTLGNSYWRNQGLKSLEARYENLRQ, from the coding sequence ATGCTTTTGAATCAAATCCTGTCACGGGAGAACATGCTTCAAGCACTAAAACGTGTAGAACAGAATAAAGGAAGCCACGGAGTAGATATGATGCCCGTACAAAACCTACGACAGCACATAGTCGAAAACTGGCTATCTATTAAGGAGGCAATTCTCAAGGGAACTTATGAACCAATGCCAGTCCGCAGAGTCGAAATCCCGAAACCTGACGGCGGTGTTCGTTTACTAGGAATCCCTACCGTAACAGACCGTTTGATTCAACAAGCAATCGCCCAAGTACTTTCAAAAGTGTATGACCCTACATTCTCTGAAAACAGCTACGGATTTAGACCAAACCGAAGTGCCCATGATGCGGTGAGGAAAGCGAAAGAATATATAAGAGATGGACATCGATGGGTTGTAGATATGGACTTGGAGAAATTCTTTGATAAGGTCAACCATGACAGATTAATGGGTACACTCGCGAAGAGAATCCAAGATAAACCATTACTGAAATTGATTCGTAAGTATTTACAATCGGGAGTCATGATTAATGGTGTGGTGTCAAGCACATTAGAAGGAACTCCACAAGGAGGACCATTAAGTCCGCTACTATCTAACATTGTACTAGATGAACTAGATAAAGAATTGGAAAGAAGAGGACACAAATTCGTTCGATATGCGGATGACTGTAACATTTACGTGAAAAGTAAACGAGCAGGACTTCGCACAATGGCAAGCATTCAACGATTCATTGAAGGAAAACTACGACTGAAAGTAAATGAAAAGAAATCAGCGGTCGACCGTCCATGGAAACGTAAGTTTCTAGGATTTAGCTTTACCTATCATAAAGAGCCAAAGGTTCGTATCGCAAAAGAAAGCCTTAAACGAATGAAGAATAAAGTTCGTGAAATCACATCACGCAAGATGCCCTACCCGATGGAATACCGCATTCAGAAACTGAATCAATATCTAATGGGATGGTGTGGATATTTTGCGTTAGCAGACACCAAATCTATATTCCTTGAATTAGATAAATGGATTCGTAGAAGACTTCGAATGTGTCTATGGAAGAACTGGAAGAAACCGAAAACAAAGATACGCAACCTTATTCAACTTGGCGTACCACAATGGCAAGCGTATGAATGGGGAAATACTCGGAAGAGTTATTGGCGTATTTCAAATAGTCCAATATTACACAGAACCCTTGGTAACTCCTATTGGAGAAACCAAGGGCTGAAAAGTCTTGAAGCTCGTTATGAAAACTTGCGTCAATGA
- a CDS encoding helix-turn-helix transcriptional regulator, producing MKEGGSASLDIHTALALRMKELAEERGKTPAEIGKLGGLRQSTISEILQGRSKHPKIDTITKYCQGCGISLHEFFQSDLFKIAEIPPKKMHKKMMEKMNRKAEG from the coding sequence TTGAAGGAAGGAGGATCGGCATCATTGGATATACATACAGCTCTGGCCTTACGGATGAAAGAACTTGCGGAAGAACGGGGCAAAACACCAGCAGAAATCGGCAAACTGGGTGGTCTGAGACAATCCACCATTTCAGAAATCCTTCAAGGAAGATCAAAGCATCCTAAGATTGATACAATAACGAAGTATTGCCAAGGTTGCGGTATTTCGCTGCATGAATTTTTTCAAAGCGATTTATTCAAAATAGCGGAAATACCTCCCAAAAAAATGCATAAAAAAATGATGGAAAAAATGAACAGAAAAGCGGAGGGATGA
- a CDS encoding lysozyme family protein → MVKVINATAAVGKKSVKNRIKEKYRVLTVRKKIILWSIAIIALLFFIIMIGIIGAIQGVLKTGENVEMSAFGTAQVSPEVERYREQIASELSKFELEQYTDLLLALMMQESGGRGNDPMQASESKCGRIGCIKNPDESIVYGVKHFVNVLQKANYDVKLTLQSYNFGSGFIDYVMANGGAYTKELAIEYSQKMYQKFKNTGLYKCHRPAAIQYQACYGDIEYVDAVLRYLPSAMMGNSATLSNGFSSPLKRSLEITSPYGWRTLDGVREFHLGVDLSCNESNTVHAVQDGVVVYAGVRGTYGNLVQIQHGNFISAYAHLSKINVKNGQSVSSGQSIGACGKTGRATGTHLHFELKTEMWGGQFDPTPFLFK, encoded by the coding sequence ATGGTAAAAGTCATAAATGCCACTGCCGCTGTCGGAAAAAAATCTGTAAAAAACCGAATCAAAGAAAAATATAGAGTTCTTACGGTCAGAAAGAAAATCATCCTTTGGAGCATTGCGATCATTGCTTTGCTCTTTTTTATTATCATGATCGGCATCATCGGGGCCATACAAGGTGTTTTAAAGACAGGGGAAAATGTGGAAATGTCGGCTTTTGGTACGGCTCAAGTATCGCCGGAAGTTGAACGGTATCGGGAACAAATCGCTTCCGAATTATCCAAATTTGAGCTTGAACAATATACAGATTTATTGCTTGCTTTAATGATGCAGGAGAGTGGAGGAAGAGGCAATGATCCGATGCAGGCAAGTGAATCAAAATGCGGGCGAATCGGATGTATCAAGAACCCGGACGAAAGTATTGTGTATGGTGTAAAACACTTCGTCAATGTTTTGCAAAAGGCGAATTACGATGTAAAATTGACGCTTCAAAGCTATAACTTCGGAAGCGGATTTATTGACTATGTGATGGCCAATGGAGGAGCGTACACAAAGGAATTGGCGATTGAGTATTCGCAAAAAATGTATCAAAAGTTCAAAAACACCGGGTTGTATAAATGCCATAGACCTGCCGCCATTCAATATCAAGCTTGCTATGGGGACATTGAATATGTGGATGCCGTATTGAGATACTTGCCTTCTGCGATGATGGGCAATTCAGCCACACTTTCAAACGGTTTCTCCTCTCCATTGAAACGGTCGTTGGAAATCACTTCACCTTATGGATGGCGCACTTTGGACGGGGTAAGAGAGTTTCATTTGGGAGTGGATTTGAGTTGCAATGAATCGAATACAGTCCATGCCGTTCAGGATGGTGTAGTGGTTTATGCAGGCGTAAGAGGCACGTACGGAAACCTGGTTCAAATCCAGCATGGCAATTTCATCAGCGCTTACGCCCATTTAAGTAAAATCAATGTAAAAAACGGCCAAAGTGTTTCAAGCGGGCAATCAATCGGTGCTTGCGGAAAAACCGGACGTGCTACGGGTACTCACTTGCATTTTGAACTCAAGACGGAAATGTGGGGTGGCCAATTTGACCCAACACCATTTTTATTCAAATAA
- a CDS encoding type IV secretion system protein VirB4 codes for MDLIEKLQRIIRKKSDEEVKVEKGYNPNLVAAIQPQGGIKFEPNYIRLGDGYITCLHVYKYQSIVQDYWLEPILNMPNVIATIDIANANKHEVVEKINRAMAEQNARFYNAKENIERIDARNLYQELDQLYNDIALGEIVKCIHLRLYVKGKTLEELEINTRRVMEELEAMNFRSAVFLNEQEWEWESMFTSYHTQLKYVNKRKGKEISATTLAGGYPFHYTALHDPNGTYLGTTYTGGTVLFDLFHKDKQRKHYNALMVGVMGSGKSTLLKKMVLEQAIRGNKVRILDITGEFSELVEALGGKQIALDGSEGIINPLHVYKTAVNDDGSTNEELSFMQHLSKLKVFYNYLKPTATDDEKSMFSSLLLKLYIRKGLWSEKKVLPITTFKAHEYPTFSEFLQLIRDELYEDFPNRIIKQNLSESNVAILSSIELTIKNLIEIYSQIFDGHSSIRSFDDELIVSFPLRSLLSLQGEIFQAQLFNIMNTLWDGMIVNGSNQFRKFNHGELTVEDAVKYLIIMDEAHNIINTRDISKPAVQYIERFMREARKYFGGIFFVSHSINDFVPNYDGKITNDNAENIKKLFQLTQYKFIAQQDAITLPIIKSIFEGQITDSELQLIPRFETGHLILSISGVKNITFKVEIPPNELTLFGGGA; via the coding sequence ATGGATCTGATTGAAAAATTGCAACGTATCATCCGAAAGAAATCCGACGAAGAAGTAAAAGTTGAAAAAGGCTACAACCCCAATCTGGTTGCGGCGATACAGCCACAAGGCGGGATTAAATTTGAACCGAATTATATACGTTTGGGAGACGGGTACATAACGTGTTTGCATGTCTATAAATATCAAAGCATCGTACAAGATTATTGGTTGGAACCCATTTTAAACATGCCCAATGTCATTGCCACAATTGATATTGCCAATGCCAATAAACATGAAGTGGTTGAAAAAATCAATCGTGCGATGGCCGAGCAGAACGCCCGTTTTTACAACGCCAAAGAAAATATTGAGCGCATTGATGCACGAAATCTGTATCAGGAATTGGATCAGCTTTACAATGACATAGCGCTCGGGGAAATTGTCAAATGTATTCATCTCCGTTTATACGTGAAAGGCAAAACTTTGGAAGAATTGGAGATTAATACACGCAGAGTAATGGAAGAATTGGAAGCGATGAATTTCCGTTCCGCTGTTTTTCTAAATGAACAGGAATGGGAATGGGAAAGTATGTTTACGAGCTATCATACACAATTGAAATATGTCAATAAACGAAAAGGAAAAGAAATTTCCGCTACCACATTGGCTGGAGGATATCCTTTCCACTACACCGCTTTGCACGATCCGAATGGCACTTATCTAGGCACAACCTATACTGGAGGAACCGTGCTGTTCGATCTTTTCCATAAAGACAAACAAAGGAAGCATTATAATGCTTTAATGGTCGGCGTGATGGGAAGTGGGAAGTCGACATTGTTGAAAAAAATGGTTCTTGAACAGGCGATACGCGGAAACAAAGTTCGCATCCTCGATATAACCGGTGAATTCAGCGAGTTGGTGGAAGCCCTTGGTGGAAAACAGATTGCATTGGACGGTTCGGAAGGGATCATTAACCCTCTGCATGTATATAAAACAGCGGTCAATGATGATGGCAGCACGAATGAAGAACTGTCTTTCATGCAGCATCTATCCAAGTTGAAAGTTTTTTATAATTATCTGAAGCCGACAGCGACCGACGATGAAAAGTCGATGTTTTCTTCTCTATTATTAAAGTTATATATTCGAAAGGGTTTGTGGTCGGAAAAGAAAGTATTGCCGATTACAACCTTCAAAGCACATGAATATCCAACTTTCAGCGAGTTCCTTCAGTTAATCCGGGATGAACTTTACGAGGACTTTCCAAACAGAATCATCAAACAAAATTTGTCGGAAAGCAATGTGGCCATATTAAGCAGTATCGAGTTGACGATAAAAAATCTGATTGAAATTTATAGTCAAATTTTCGATGGACATTCATCCATCCGGTCCTTTGATGATGAACTGATTGTGTCGTTTCCTTTGCGTTCATTGTTATCATTGCAAGGGGAGATTTTCCAGGCGCAATTGTTCAATATCATGAACACCCTATGGGATGGGATGATTGTCAACGGATCCAACCAATTCAGAAAGTTCAATCACGGGGAATTGACGGTGGAAGATGCTGTCAAATACCTCATTATTATGGACGAAGCGCATAACATCATCAACACAAGGGATATTTCAAAGCCGGCCGTCCAATATATTGAACGGTTTATGCGTGAAGCCAGAAAATACTTCGGAGGCATATTCTTTGTAAGCCATTCGATTAATGACTTCGTGCCGAACTATGATGGGAAAATTACCAATGACAACGCTGAAAATATTAAAAAATTGTTCCAACTTACCCAATACAAATTTATCGCGCAACAGGATGCCATTACTTTGCCGATCATCAAATCCATTTTTGAAGGTCAGATAACCGATTCTGAATTGCAGCTAATTCCTAGGTTCGAAACGGGCCACTTAATCCTTTCCATTTCCGGGGTTAAAAATATAACGTTTAAAGTCGAAATTCCGCCTAATGAATTAACTTTATTCGGTGGTGGCGCATAA
- a CDS encoding IS1182 family transposase has protein sequence MLSKRTDNNRNQLEMVALDQLVPENHLVRKIEQAIDFDFIYDLVKDTYCLDNGRPSIDPVVLIKMVFVQYLFGIRSMRQTIKEIETNVAYRWFLGYGFTEKIPHFSTFGKNYVRRFQGTDLFEQIFYRILKEAMNKGLVDASVAFIDSTHVKASANKKKFDKKIVRAETKSYQAQLELEINQDRENHGKKPFPPKEKEETKEIKVSTTDPDSGYYVKDEREKMFAYSFHTACDAKGFVLATKVTGANIHDSQVFGQLLEQVIEKVGKPTAVAVDAGYKTPANAKSLLDKEIRPVMPYTRPRTKDGFFKKYEYVYDEHYDCYICPNNQTLEYRTTTREGYRQYASKPEICKTCPFLEKCTQSKDHTKFIHRHIWEHYVEEVDHLRHTEINRNIYDKRKETIERVFADGKEKHGMRWTTLRGLEKLSMQAMLTFAAMNLKKMANWTWKRPCPA, from the coding sequence ATGTTATCGAAGCGTACTGACAATAATCGAAATCAATTGGAAATGGTGGCTCTTGATCAATTGGTTCCAGAAAATCATTTGGTAAGGAAGATTGAACAAGCCATAGACTTTGATTTTATTTACGATCTTGTCAAAGATACCTATTGCCTAGATAACGGAAGGCCTAGTATTGATCCTGTTGTGCTCATTAAAATGGTCTTTGTGCAGTATTTATTTGGTATTCGATCCATGCGTCAAACGATCAAAGAAATTGAAACCAACGTGGCGTATCGATGGTTCTTAGGATATGGTTTCACAGAGAAAATTCCTCATTTTTCAACGTTCGGCAAGAATTATGTTCGTCGTTTTCAAGGTACTGATTTATTTGAACAGATTTTTTATCGTATTTTAAAAGAAGCGATGAATAAAGGATTAGTGGATGCATCTGTTGCCTTTATTGATTCAACACATGTCAAAGCGAGCGCCAATAAAAAGAAGTTCGATAAGAAAATTGTCCGGGCAGAAACAAAAAGCTATCAAGCGCAATTAGAGTTAGAGATTAACCAAGACCGTGAAAACCATGGAAAAAAGCCCTTTCCCCCGAAAGAGAAGGAAGAAACCAAGGAAATAAAGGTCAGTACAACCGATCCTGATAGTGGCTATTACGTAAAAGATGAACGGGAAAAGATGTTTGCCTATTCTTTTCATACCGCCTGTGATGCAAAAGGCTTTGTCTTAGCTACCAAGGTAACGGGAGCGAATATTCATGATAGTCAGGTGTTTGGTCAATTACTCGAACAAGTCATCGAAAAAGTAGGCAAACCAACTGCAGTAGCCGTAGATGCCGGATACAAAACCCCAGCGAATGCGAAAAGTCTATTGGATAAAGAGATTCGTCCAGTCATGCCATATACAAGGCCTAGAACAAAGGACGGTTTCTTTAAAAAGTATGAATATGTATACGATGAGCATTATGATTGTTACATCTGCCCAAACAACCAAACTCTTGAATACCGAACAACAACAAGAGAAGGATATCGACAGTACGCTTCGAAACCGGAAATATGTAAAACGTGCCCATTTTTAGAAAAGTGTACCCAAAGTAAAGATCACACTAAATTTATTCATCGCCACATTTGGGAGCACTATGTGGAAGAAGTCGACCACTTAAGACATACAGAAATCAATAGAAATATATATGATAAGCGCAAAGAAACGATTGAACGGGTCTTTGCCGATGGAAAAGAGAAGCATGGCATGCGATGGACAACTCTACGAGGACTGGAAAAATTGTCCATGCAGGCGATGCTTACTTTCGCTGCCATGAACTTAAAGAAAATGGCAAACTGGACATGGAAAAGACCATGTCCAGCCTAA
- a CDS encoding pLS20_p028 family conjugation system transmembrane protein, translating into MSNQETIDILEKFEDFLSIGNVFMDGMRTVGWVVIKGLSILVDGMENVIDTILLTKQFFQNPEVVSFIDSIRPLLWVLLALSLIITGYMLIFQRKLDAETIGINLIVSISVLVLMFSGMERVNQFTDEAIRAINNGSLYSVDNGTISENIISRNITDLVEFDKNNWENPEKIQSLPLSIVRNIKITEKLKHEELNLQHPEVAQHYLTWKNGSVELAELEQDGENGWNEEYYYRFSVDWLTIVITLGALGFTLFAIAYKLARLSFELVFNQLLATIIAPVDIHDGQKTKKILQNILGIFIVVILIFLSMKLYMIGTVWLENNLDGWAYLIALIGFSVAVIDCPNIVERLFGIDAGLRNGWGLAVGAYATEKFGNGLAKAIKGKLSAEHTLEDINQGQSKNQRIETEHVIGNQSPLSKLQPKSPFESNVNQSLAGHLAGSGMKAVSQTGTEAQDINLAIGKNRQGHLNAASSPYSEDLSVNNKGQQTSTQNVQNHQTKKHSIDFSNGFADENESLAYETNRHSQENGNDQRKYIIKSQSAEERLKRIKKREKVKS; encoded by the coding sequence GTGAGTAATCAAGAAACCATTGATATTTTGGAAAAATTCGAGGATTTCCTTTCGATAGGAAATGTTTTTATGGATGGAATGCGTACGGTTGGTTGGGTGGTCATCAAAGGTTTATCCATCTTAGTGGACGGGATGGAAAATGTCATTGACACCATATTACTGACGAAGCAATTTTTCCAAAACCCGGAAGTGGTCTCGTTTATAGATTCCATCAGACCGTTGTTATGGGTTTTATTAGCCCTTAGTTTAATTATTACCGGGTATATGTTGATTTTCCAAAGAAAATTGGATGCTGAAACAATCGGGATCAATTTAATCGTATCCATTTCCGTTTTAGTATTGATGTTCAGCGGGATGGAAAGGGTGAATCAGTTTACGGATGAAGCGATCCGCGCCATCAATAACGGATCATTATACAGTGTTGATAATGGAACCATATCGGAAAACATCATTTCCAGGAATATAACAGACTTAGTGGAGTTTGATAAAAATAACTGGGAGAACCCGGAGAAAATCCAAAGCTTGCCATTGAGTATCGTACGCAATATTAAAATTACAGAAAAACTCAAACATGAAGAATTGAATCTCCAGCATCCCGAAGTCGCCCAGCATTATTTGACATGGAAAAACGGCTCTGTCGAATTGGCCGAACTTGAACAAGACGGGGAAAACGGATGGAATGAAGAATACTACTATAGATTCTCGGTTGATTGGCTGACCATCGTCATTACTCTTGGCGCATTGGGATTTACATTGTTCGCCATTGCTTATAAGCTGGCAAGGCTGTCATTTGAATTGGTGTTTAATCAGTTGCTCGCAACGATTATCGCCCCTGTTGATATCCATGACGGACAAAAAACAAAAAAGATTTTGCAAAATATATTGGGCATTTTTATCGTGGTCATCTTAATCTTCCTGTCGATGAAACTTTATATGATCGGGACTGTCTGGTTGGAAAATAATTTGGATGGATGGGCGTATTTAATCGCTTTAATCGGTTTCAGTGTGGCGGTGATCGACTGCCCGAATATAGTGGAAAGGCTGTTTGGCATCGATGCCGGCCTCAGAAATGGTTGGGGATTGGCGGTCGGAGCGTATGCTACCGAAAAATTCGGAAACGGATTGGCCAAAGCGATCAAAGGCAAATTATCAGCGGAGCATACTCTTGAAGATATAAACCAAGGCCAATCCAAAAATCAAAGAATTGAAACTGAACATGTAATCGGAAATCAATCGCCTTTAAGTAAATTGCAACCCAAATCCCCATTTGAAAGTAATGTTAATCAATCGCTGGCAGGGCATTTGGCGGGCTCCGGTATGAAAGCTGTCAGCCAAACAGGAACAGAAGCCCAAGATATCAACCTTGCAATCGGGAAAAACCGCCAAGGCCATCTAAATGCGGCAAGTTCTCCTTACAGCGAAGATTTATCAGTGAACAATAAAGGGCAACAAACTTCAACTCAAAATGTCCAAAATCATCAAACCAAAAAACATTCAATCGATTTCTCCAATGGATTCGCAGATGAAAATGAATCATTGGCATATGAAACGAATCGCCATTCCCAAGAAAACGGAAACGATCAACGAAAATATATTATTAAAAGTCAAAGTGCGGAAGAACGATTAAAACGAATCAAAAAACGTGAAAAAGTGAAGTCATAA
- a CDS encoding response regulator transcription factor yields MDLTVLVTDDDRDIRDGIEIYLKNEGYNVLKAKDGKEALEILSKNEVHLIILDIMMPNLDGIQATFKIREERNIPIIMLSAKAEETDKIHGLSIGADDYITKPFHPLELIARVKSQLRRYTQLGTYNGASHSKIEVNGLSIDREAKEVRLNGEIVKLTPIEYKITELLLANAGRVFSIQEIYERVWNEEAYNAENIVPVHIRKIREKIEADPKNPRYLKVVWGIGYKIEK; encoded by the coding sequence ATGGATTTGACTGTGCTTGTCACAGACGATGATCGGGACATTCGTGACGGCATCGAAATTTATTTAAAAAACGAAGGCTATAACGTGTTGAAGGCAAAAGACGGAAAAGAGGCGCTCGAGATTCTTTCCAAAAATGAAGTGCATCTGATTATTTTGGATATCATGATGCCAAATTTGGATGGTATACAAGCAACGTTTAAAATCCGGGAAGAGCGCAACATTCCGATTATTATGCTAAGTGCAAAAGCCGAGGAAACGGACAAAATTCACGGACTCTCGATTGGTGCGGATGACTACATTACAAAGCCGTTTCATCCACTGGAGCTGATTGCCCGTGTGAAATCCCAGCTTAGACGATACACCCAGCTTGGTACATACAACGGTGCGTCCCATTCGAAAATCGAAGTCAACGGTCTGTCCATCGATCGGGAAGCGAAAGAAGTGCGGCTCAACGGGGAGATTGTGAAGCTCACCCCAATCGAATACAAAATCACCGAGCTGCTCCTTGCAAATGCGGGCCGCGTCTTTTCAATACAGGAAATCTATGAACGGGTATGGAATGAAGAGGCGTACAATGCGGAAAATATCGTTCCGGTGCACATTCGGAAAATCCGTGAAAAAATCGAAGCAGATCCGAAAAATCCAAGATATTTAAAGGTTGTGTGGGGAATTGGATACAAAATTGAGAAATAA
- a CDS encoding DUF5592 family protein, which translates to MRIYRIPREISSELKITKFIYLFDLLFIVGLILFRAITIEYVHSDLKVWYTVFLVLFGIFMIIRPKSNPNKRMFHAIYYAIVRKKNTYCAIDHSESE; encoded by the coding sequence ATGCGCATTTATCGGATTCCTAGGGAAATTTCCAGTGAATTGAAAATTACGAAATTCATTTATTTGTTCGATTTACTTTTTATTGTCGGATTAATTTTATTCAGAGCAATCACCATCGAATATGTACACAGTGATTTAAAAGTCTGGTACACGGTTTTCTTGGTGCTGTTTGGCATATTTATGATTATTCGACCGAAAAGCAATCCGAACAAACGGATGTTTCATGCGATATATTATGCGATTGTGCGAAAAAAAAATACTTATTGTGCAATCGATCATTCTGAAAGTGAGTGA
- a CDS encoding excisionase family DNA-binding protein has translation MYKTVSETAKDLSMPEEMVLRYIYEGRIKAVHDGEQFLINSDQFDTYLEQLKLLKEEMELWQNTPIPDDMDVRDED, from the coding sequence ATGTATAAAACCGTTAGCGAAACGGCAAAAGATCTCTCAATGCCTGAAGAAATGGTCCTGCGCTACATTTACGAAGGCCGCATCAAAGCTGTCCACGATGGTGAACAATTCCTCATCAACAGCGACCAATTTGACACGTACCTTGAACAATTAAAACTCCTGAAGGAAGAAATGGAACTTTGGCAAAACACCCCAATTCCGGATGACATGGATGTCCGGGATGAAGATTAA
- a CDS encoding EamA family transporter translates to MNILPYIFVLLAAMLWGTVGTTQTFLREGISPIAVAGVRSAIGGGVLLIAVLIMRKINFKKWSWKWTVFAALTIALFQCLFFTSVRYTGVAVGTVVTIGSSPVFSGIIEWLLFKRRPNRVWGIATLLAIIGCILLFVTRGDTTIHPLGILLALCAGSMFALYTNCSKKLTEREETLPSVAMTFTLCALFLLPFSGSGVSWVLEGQNLWPMLFMGLFATSLAYIFYLAGLEKISSSSAVTLSLAEPLTAALLGVFLVGEYLSPMSWMGVLLLLGGILVLTIGSRKTVKYLKDASSQ, encoded by the coding sequence ATGAACATATTACCATATATATTCGTGTTGCTTGCGGCAATGTTGTGGGGAACCGTTGGAACCACCCAAACTTTTTTGCGGGAAGGCATTTCGCCAATCGCTGTTGCAGGAGTGCGTTCAGCGATTGGGGGAGGGGTATTGCTCATTGCAGTCCTCATCATGCGGAAAATCAATTTTAAAAAATGGTCTTGGAAATGGACCGTTTTTGCAGCACTGACGATCGCTTTATTCCAATGTTTATTTTTCACTTCTGTCCGCTATACGGGAGTGGCGGTTGGAACGGTGGTAACCATTGGCAGTTCACCGGTCTTTTCTGGAATCATTGAATGGCTGCTTTTTAAACGACGTCCGAACAGAGTGTGGGGAATTGCAACATTGCTCGCCATTATAGGCTGCATTTTGTTATTTGTAACGCGGGGGGATACAACGATTCATCCTTTGGGCATTTTGCTTGCTTTATGTGCCGGGTCCATGTTTGCCCTTTATACAAATTGCAGCAAGAAATTGACGGAAAGGGAAGAGACGTTGCCGAGCGTGGCGATGACCTTTACTTTATGTGCGCTGTTTCTGTTGCCCTTTTCGGGAAGTGGCGTTTCCTGGGTGTTGGAAGGGCAAAATCTGTGGCCAATGCTTTTTATGGGCCTATTTGCAACGAGTTTAGCCTACATCTTCTATTTGGCGGGTCTTGAAAAAATCAGTTCTTCTTCAGCGGTGACATTGTCTTTGGCGGAGCCTTTGACAGCGGCTTTACTCGGGGTCTTTTTGGTAGGGGAGTATTTAAGCCCAATGAGTTGGATGGGCGTGCTGCTGCTGCTTGGCGGGATTCTTGTATTGACCATTGGAAGCAGGAAAACCGTTAAATATTTGAAAGACGCAAGTTCACAATAA